In Acidimicrobiales bacterium, a single genomic region encodes these proteins:
- a CDS encoding MerR family transcriptional regulator, whose translation MATTRSTDRSHLSIGEVLSLLQDEFPDVTISKIRFLESQGLLDPERTPSGYRKFYEGDVRRLRWILTQQRDKFLPLKVIKERLEAGIEGEMAAPDRSGNGAAASVPAAGTAPAAEPTADPPAAAPVPAPSPAAAPAPSAAPPVAAAPAPVPEGPTEPAALPIWMADAARAKADRGRSGRSADIGDGSDPLEADVSSVSLTTDEMLAASGLTAAQLASLEDYGLITGQAVGADLFYDGEDLVIAQKSCGFLAHGVEARHLRLFKTTAEREASLLESLVLPLVKQRNPESRRQAQDTLVELAGLGQGLRAALLRAALSEHLR comes from the coding sequence ATGGCCACCACCCGCTCCACCGACCGGTCCCACCTCTCCATCGGAGAGGTCCTCAGCCTGCTGCAGGACGAGTTCCCCGACGTCACCATCTCCAAGATCCGCTTCCTGGAGAGCCAGGGGCTGCTCGACCCCGAGCGCACCCCCTCCGGGTACCGCAAGTTCTACGAGGGCGACGTGCGCCGGCTGCGGTGGATCCTGACCCAGCAGCGGGACAAGTTCCTGCCCCTGAAGGTCATCAAGGAGCGGCTGGAGGCCGGCATCGAGGGCGAGATGGCGGCGCCCGATCGCTCCGGCAACGGCGCCGCCGCCTCCGTGCCCGCGGCGGGGACCGCCCCGGCCGCCGAGCCGACCGCCGACCCGCCGGCCGCCGCCCCGGTCCCGGCCCCGTCGCCGGCGGCCGCCCCCGCCCCCTCAGCCGCCCCGCCGGTCGCCGCCGCGCCCGCCCCGGTGCCGGAGGGCCCGACCGAGCCCGCGGCGCTGCCCATCTGGATGGCCGACGCAGCCCGGGCCAAGGCCGACCGGGGCCGCTCGGGCCGGTCCGCCGACATCGGCGACGGCTCCGACCCGCTGGAGGCCGACGTCAGCTCCGTGAGCCTCACCACCGACGAGATGCTGGCCGCCAGCGGGCTCACCGCGGCCCAGCTGGCCTCGCTGGAGGACTACGGCCTCATCACCGGCCAGGCGGTGGGGGCCGACCTGTTCTACGACGGCGAGGACCTGGTCATCGCCCAGAAGTCCTGTGGCTTCCTGGCCCACGGGGTCGAGGCCCGCCACCTGCGCCTGTTCAAGACCACCGCCGAGCGGGAGGCGTCCCTGCTCGAGTCGCTGGTGCTGCCCCTGGTGAAGCAGCGCAACCCCGAGTCCCGCCGCCAGGCCCAGGACACCCTGGTGGAGCTGGCCGGCCTGGGCCAGGGGCTGCGCGCCGCCCTGCTGCGCGCCGCCCTGTCCGAGCACCTGCGCTAG
- a CDS encoding FHA domain-containing protein, whose amino-acid sequence MADLECQRCGHHNAPDANFCSSCGAPLEADVQDRPTIQLQLESPAGSPDEVSIDLDELPGDGVLVVRAGPNAGSTFAIDKDTVTAGRHPDSDIFLDDVTVSRRHAEVVRAGGGRLVVRDVGSLNGTYLNRERIEEGELADGDVVQVGKFKLVFVAGAEANG is encoded by the coding sequence GTGGCCGACCTCGAGTGCCAGCGCTGTGGCCACCACAACGCCCCGGATGCCAACTTCTGCTCGTCGTGCGGCGCCCCGTTGGAGGCCGACGTCCAGGACCGCCCCACCATCCAGCTCCAGCTGGAGTCGCCCGCCGGCAGCCCCGACGAGGTCAGCATCGACCTCGACGAGCTGCCCGGGGACGGCGTCCTGGTGGTCCGGGCCGGGCCCAACGCCGGGTCGACCTTCGCCATCGACAAGGACACCGTGACCGCCGGTCGCCACCCCGACAGCGACATCTTCCTCGACGACGTCACCGTGTCCCGCCGCCACGCCGAGGTGGTCCGGGCCGGCGGTGGCCGCCTGGTGGTCCGCGACGTGGGCTCGCTCAACGGCACCTACCTGAACCGGGAGCGCATCGAGGAGGGCGAGCTGGCCGACGGCGACGTGGTCCAGGTCGGGAAGTTCAAGCTGGTCTTCGTGGCCGGCGCCGAGGCCAACGGGTAA